In Nicotiana tabacum cultivar K326 chromosome 19, ASM71507v2, whole genome shotgun sequence, one DNA window encodes the following:
- the LOC142173851 gene encoding sm-like protein LSM7, giving the protein MSGRKETVLDLAKFVDKGVQVKLTGGRQVEGTLKGYDQLLNLVLDEAKEYLRDADDPLKTTEQTRALGLIVCRGTAVMLVAPTDGTDEISNPFVQPDGA; this is encoded by the exons ATG tctggcagaaaagaaactgtTTTAGATTTGGCAAAATTTGTCGACAAGGGCGTGCAGGTCAAGCTTACAGGTGGAAGACAAG TGGAAGGAACACTTAAAGGCTATGATCAGCTGCTAAATCTTGTCTTGGATGAAGCCAAGGAGTACCTTAGAG ATGCTGATGATCCCCTGAAGACTACCGAGCAGACACGAGCTCTTGGCTTAATA GTCTGCAGGGGTACAGCAGTAATGCTAGTGGCTCCAACTGATGGTACAGATGAGATATCCAATCCATTTGTCCAGCCAGATGGGGCATAG